The following nucleotide sequence is from Salvia splendens isolate huo1 chromosome 2, SspV2, whole genome shotgun sequence.
GATCCACTCAACGAAGTAGGATGAGTTCTTGTTCTGCACGTTCAGCATCTGTTCGTCCACTTCCTTTGTGCTCATCTTCCCTCGGAAGATGGCTGAGGCAGTCAGATAGCGGCCATGGCGTGGGTCAGCAGCGCACATCATGTTCTTTGAGTCCCACATTTGCTGAGTGAGCTCGGGAACTGATAGTGCCCTGTACTGCTGGGATCCGCGCGAGGTGAGTGGGGCAAATCCCAACATGAAGAAATGCAGACGTGGGAACGGGATGAGATTCACAGCAAGTTTACGAAGATCAGAGTTAAGCTGACCAGGAAACCTTAGACAACATGTGACACCAGACATGGTTGCAGAGATAAGATGATTAAGATCACCaactgcaaacaaaagaaaacatcaaTCAACAAAGGGAGCCGACACAGCAGTATATGATTAGTGCAAAACCACAATTATAGAGCAATTTTCTTGGATAGGATGAGCTTACAGCTAGGTGTTGTGAGCTTAAGCGTCCTGAAGCATATGTCGTAGAGAGCCTCGTTGTCGAGAACCATACACTCATCTGCATTCTCCACGAGCTGATGAACAGATAGTGTCGCATTGTAAGGCTCGACAACAGTATCAGACACTTTAGGAGATGGGAAAACAGAGAAGGTGAGCATCATCCTGTCTGGATACTCCTCCCTGATTTTTGAGATCAACAGAGTCCCCATACCAGATCCTGTTCCTCCTCCCAAAGAGTGGCACACTTGAAATCCTGCATCGTTATATAACGTTGTTGTCAGAAAATCATAGATGCTAGTATATGTTTTCACAATCACGAAATCTATAGTTAATGAATCAGCCTCAACAACAATCTTCAGACATAGCATATATGAcctaattcaaaattaatacgGCAAACACAAAGGTTGAATTCGTTAATATCTGGATATTTTTTCGTATTCATTTACATAGGCATATAAACTAACAAGTGGAGCGCAAACGATTGCAATAAAATTGGAAAGGGGATCTGGAATTTCAGAAGATGGTTTTCAAAAGCAAATTAGACGAACAATTAATCAAACACGAGATGTACAACCAAATCGAATAACCAAAATCGGGCGTCGAGACGGTCATACCTTGCAAGCAATCGCAGTTCTCCGCTTCTTTCCTGACAACATCGAGAACGGAATCGATCAACTCAGCGCCCTCCGTGTAATGGCCTTTCGCCCAGTTGTTCCCAGCGCCGGACTGGCCGAAGACAAAATTATCGGGCCTGAAGATCTGGCCGTAGGGGCTGGAGCGGAGGCTGTCCATGGTCCCGGGCTCGAGGTCCATGAGCACGGCCCGGGGCACGAATCTGCCGCCACTGGCTTCGTTGTAGTAGACATTAACCCTCTCAAGCTGTAGATCGGAGTCGCCCTGGTATCGGCCGGTGGCGTCGATGCCGTGCTCAGCGCACACCACCTCCCAAAACTTAGAGCCGATCTGATTACCGCATTGGCCACCCTGTATGTGGAGGATTTCACGcatcttttcttcttcttttttgacggagaagaaagaagagagataAAGGAAATTAAAAATGTGGGGGTGGAATGTGACGAGGGTTTATACACTTTatatgtgtgtgagagagagagagagagtgacaGCGGCtagatatttatttggtattttgaaattttaaattcgAAAGATGGAATAGCGCTGAGTGAGCTGGATATTCCACATATTGTAACGGGttaataaaaatatcaatactagtagtgatatttaattttttgagaTGGTTATTTTCCGAATGATTATTTCGTTAACCTATATAATGTTTATTaggctatccacaatggcgcctagcgcaccgcctagccgagtgccggcgctaggcggacgctaggcgaaccattgcagcttccgaaaaccgccgagcggtttttcggaattaaaaatcacctagcgctaggcggtcgacgggcgctgggcgatccgctcggcgccattgcagcgtcgggatcgcccagcgcatcgcccagcggtttttttgtttttttttttaattttcgagacactatatatacgcgatttgcacttcattttcattcgcaccacttgtattaacgagtactctctctatcttaatttctatacaagatcaacaccgaaaaatgagtaacgcgggtgatggtagtggaggtagtgggggggacgctgaggagtacgaacgtcgaatggccgaagcgtttgaggcatataccaaccgcgggatagaccaatggatgcaaagagccttgcagccggcggtacctcgacctcggccagttgtccatcgccgacaagcgattgatcgtgatcacgtggctgcacatcagcgcctatacgaagactacttcgcagaggagccgcggttcaacgccaacattttcaggcgacgttttaggatgagcagagccatgtttatgcgtattgttaacgccttggagcaacgatatctgtatttccgcttcaggcacgatgctgctggcaaacccggccacacaccaattcaaaagtgcactgcggcaatccggcagttggcttacggaggcgcggcagacatgtgggacgagtacctccacatcggtgagacgacttccctggaatgtttgaagtatttctgtcaagccgtgattgaagtattccgtgatcagtatctccgaaagcctacccgcGAAGATTGTCGGGATCTGCTGAGGATGCATGGGgagcagcatgggttcccgggaatgttaggcagcatagattgtatgcattgggagtggaggaactgtcccgctgcctggaaggggttctacacgaccggctagaagggaaagaatctcacgatgatcctcgaggccgtagctgattaccggctgtggatttggcatgcgtattttgggatagccggttcgaacaacgaactaaacgtcctcaactcgtcgcccctattcaacgagcagtgccagggcgtcggtccggccatcagttttgtcgccaacggcaaccggcatgatatggactactacttggcggatgggatataccctaggtggcccatctttgtgaagacgatccgatgcccaggagatgagaagaaggcctactttgcggcacggcaggagtccgcgcgcaaggacgtggagcgcgcatttggtgtgctccaggctcgatgggcggcggttaggggtccaacgcatttgtggcacgtcgactgcattgcagatacaatgtacgcctgtattatcatgcacaacatgattgtcgaagatgaaggtgtacaactgacggattgggccaacgacgataatgaagccggtccaagccacggcgtggccgtccccaacgcacggagtggggtacctcacgatgaagccggcctcctccaagcacatgccgacatgcgccaaacggaagctcatattcgactccaaaaggatttaattgaagagttatgggcgcggaggactgctcggagttagtttttttttatttatgtaattttgtaaaatttactttttttaatgtaatttttattattaatgtacatttttaaaattttagtacttttttaaatttattgtacttttttaatttattgtactttttttaaaattaaaatagtattattaatgtttctcgtatatgtctcgtaaattaaattctgtatattgtgttattagtgatgtggctattgatgtggctgggctatttatgatatggctaggctatggctgggctatttctgatgtggcaggaggatttttagtattgatgatgtggcaggaggagtttgtggctgggctattgctgggctatcacCACTGTGGATACCCTAATACGTAGTTACAAGCATAAATGGAATGTAGTCAAATGAATACTGTGTGATCCttttaatttacaataatatTCTTATTATACTTTTGTAAGATAAAAAGGTCTTAATATATACTTTCCAGTATCTAATTAGAAtttgaaagaaagagaaaattaaGGTGGTTTTATATTACCCTTCATTCTCCAAAAGTAATAAGCTAAAGGATattccttagagcatccacagtggttatAACCCAGCAATAattcagccatagcctagccacaaactcctcctgccacatcatcaatactaaaaatcctcctgccacatcagaaatagctcAGTCGTAGCCTAGCCATagcataaatagcccagccacatcaatagccaaatcactaataacacaatatacggaatttaatttactagACATATACgtaaaacattaataatactattttaatttttttaaaaaaaattacaataaattaaaaaaagtacaaaaatttttaaaaagtacattaataaaaaaattacattcaaatcgaaaaagtacattacttaaaaaaaatcactcgccTGCTCCCTCGCttccgtcgtcgccgtcgccaccgccaccgccgcctccgtcgccaccgccaccgccgcttccgtcgccaccgccaccgccgcctccgtcgccactgtcaccgccgcctccgctgccaccgccgctgccgcctccactcagatcgtcattcatgctctcgagcaatgtgaagagaaatctcttctcctgggggtccgtcgccgctcgccattcggctaacgtcttcaccatcatctggcgcgtttgttgacgcgcgaagtacttgagatcctctgtagactggcggtcaaagggggatgccgactggaccttcTGGGAACCCCCGACGACCCCCCTCGCCTTCCGTTGCGCCCGCTTTTGCCCAGCGGGGCGAGGTCGGcggccgaacgaacgagggttggggagcacctggtccgtctcggggaggtcgtgggaaccaccgctgctgccgctgtaatccccggtatagttcaatcgttgcttcttcggccagccagcgtcgacacctactcggaatttctcggagtcgttcagcacaagatagcagttccagtaggtgaagtccttatacaacccgggctgggggaaggctttctccgctatcctcctgcagtcgtcctccgtttggccactactctgcatgcggagggcgttgacgtacaaacccgaaaatcgggagacggcagccctgattcggttccacgccttccggcaatcctccctgttgtgtggcctcccctccgggcaaaatagctggtaggctgctgctaccttgccccacacgttgacgatcctctgacgatcctctggttattagaaacaagaggatcgtcgcaaacactcacccacgcctttgaCAACGCAACattctcctcgtccgtccaccttctccgtaccatggggtcatccccacccggctgcgacgactccccgaccttctttcccttgcccttcttctttggggcgcacTACCCTGCACTACTctccccgtttgaacgggagtttccggaactccgagactatcaaaccccaaatccgacaacgcaaaatcatcaaaaccgctcggcgtgaactgcgcatcagttggggtcgatgtgtgcgatgaagcagtcaaaaaatcaaaactggggcgatagacgtccccccgcgtcacctgcgtcgccgaacctcccccgggtatcatctgcatattgggtgcccaccccggcatcatctgcatattgggtgcccaaCCCCGCATCGCCGggaacccccccggcggactccctccggtcggcatcccgggtagcatctgctgccacgggtacatgttgtagtaccgggcatctgattccatccgcctccaacggggattgggggagtttgagaaccgCTCGTCCCTGAACTTGGCTCGTTGTTCAGATCTATTTCTCgatgttgatcttgtacagaaattaagatagagagagtactcgttaatacaagtggtgcgaatgaaaatgaagtgcaaatcgcgtatatatagt
It contains:
- the LOC121787865 gene encoding tubulin beta-2 chain-like, producing the protein MREILHIQGGQCGNQIGSKFWEVVCAEHGIDATGRYQGDSDLQLERVNVYYNEASGGRFVPRAVLMDLEPGTMDSLRSSPYGQIFRPDNFVFGQSGAGNNWAKGHYTEGAELIDSVLDVVRKEAENCDCLQGFQVCHSLGGGTGSGMGTLLISKIREEYPDRMMLTFSVFPSPKVSDTVVEPYNATLSVHQLVENADECMVLDNEALYDICFRTLKLTTPSFGDLNHLISATMSGVTCCLRFPGQLNSDLRKLAVNLIPFPRLHFFMLGFAPLTSRGSQQYRALSVPELTQQMWDSKNMMCAADPRHGRYLTASAIFRGKMSTKEVDEQMLNVQNKNSSYFVEWIPNNVKSTVCDIPPTGLKMASTFVGNSTSIQEMFRRVSEQFTAMFRRKAFLHWYTGEGMDEMEFTEAESNMNDLVAEYQQYQDATADEEGEYEDDDEEEEEYQD